Proteins encoded together in one Penaeus vannamei isolate JL-2024 chromosome 9, ASM4276789v1, whole genome shotgun sequence window:
- the LOC113820289 gene encoding ventral anterior homeobox 1b isoform X2 — protein MTPTSISLSKDANGQVRELVFPKGLDLDRPKRARTTFSSEQLASLEREFRRNQYLVGRERSLLAARLGLSETQVKVWYQNRRTKHKRDREREHETPAPTLTPIPRTILPPVPLTPPTILPPTTTPLFTFPPTSTTSALPVTTSGLHIVAPTPAPTPKASVSSPSLAGMTPAAPTTSAMTCYSSSEVRQLASGGLGQRAHDVSAEQEERTGRSSPPVGAKPPSPHLQRAPMGGLDYHMGGTLGREKAELGSQAAQALEMSFSKSLPTLLGSFHSVTPSVPPSAFRPLLPRPLHPLALQHPALPRPHSAWLP, from the exons ACGCCAACGGGCAGGTGAGGGAGCTGGTCTTCCCGAAGGGCCTGGACCTGGACCGGCCGAAGCGCGCCAGGACCACGTTCAGCAGCGAGCAGTTGGCTTCCCTGGAGAGGGAGTTCCGCCGCAACCAGTACCTGGTGGGGCGCGAGAGGTCGCTCCTCGCAGCAAGACTCGGCCTGTCCGAGACGCAG gtGAAGGTGTGGTACCAGAACCGCCGCACCAAGCACAAGCGGGACCGCGAGAGGGAGCACGAGACTCCCgcgcccaccctcacgcccatcccccgGACCATTCTTCCGCCCGTGCCCCTCACGCCGCCCACAATCCTTCCGCCCACAACcacccctctcttcaccttccctcccacgtCCACTACCTCGGCTCTGCCCGTCACTACCTCGGGGCTCCATATTGTcgcgcccacgcccgcacccacGCCCAAAGCTTCCGTCTCCTCGCCCTCGCTGGCCGGCATGACGCCCGCCGCTCCTACGACGTCTGCTATGACCTGTTACAGCAGCAGCGAGGTCCGTCAGCTTGCGTCCGGAGGCTTGGGTCAGCGGGCACACGACGTCAGCGCCGAACAGGAGGAACGCACAGGGCGCAGCTCGCCTCCGGTGGGAGCAAAGCCTCCCTCGCCGCATCTACAGCGGGCACCCATGGGCGGGCTGGATTACCACATGGGGGGTACCCTGGGCAGGGAGAAGGCCGAGCTGGGAAGCCAAGCAGCTCAGGCTCTCGAGATGTCCTTCTCGAAGAGCTTGCCGACGCTTCTCGGTTCCTTCCACTCCGTCACGCCCTCCGTGCCGCCCTCGGCCTTCCGCCcactccttccccgccctcttcatcctctcgccTTGCAGCACCCCGCCCTCCCGCGCCCACACTCCGCATGGCTTCCGTAA